One window of Gloeothece citriformis PCC 7424 genomic DNA carries:
- a CDS encoding four helix bundle protein translates to MSYREQFIWKRGIQLSINCYHLTEKFPPSELYGLTSQIRRSSVSVPSNIAEGYGRRTKNEYIQFLHIALGSLRELDTQLIIAKEVKLAVPELFNPILEEVDSMQGILVSTIQKLKG, encoded by the coding sequence ATGAGCTATAGAGAACAATTCATTTGGAAGCGTGGAATTCAGCTTTCTATTAACTGCTATCATTTAACTGAAAAATTTCCCCCCTCGGAATTATATGGACTAACAAGTCAGATTAGACGCTCTAGCGTCTCTGTCCCCTCTAACATTGCTGAGGGTTACGGCAGGAGAACCAAAAACGAGTATATTCAGTTTCTTCATATAGCATTAGGCTCTTTAAGAGAACTAGATACCCAATTGATCATAGCTAAAGAGGTAAAATTAGCTGTCCCTGAATTATTTAACCCTATTTTAGAAGAAGTAGATAGTATGCAAGGAATTTTAGTCTCCACTATTCAAAAGTTAAAGGGGTAG
- a CDS encoding DUF4327 family protein: MTNQVAHPMAKFQRKVASLIESKVIRSTDSIWKLAFLYGDEWSFWKKELLDFGFTMQDPVQEVLLVEAWDEE, translated from the coding sequence ATGACTAATCAAGTCGCTCACCCAATGGCGAAGTTTCAACGTAAAGTTGCTTCACTTATTGAGTCAAAAGTAATCAGATCCACTGATAGTATCTGGAAATTAGCCTTTTTATATGGAGATGAATGGTCTTTTTGGAAAAAAGAACTCCTAGATTTTGGCTTCACTATGCAAGATCCCGTCCAAGAAGTCTTGCTAGTAGAAGCGTGGGATGAAGAGTGA
- a CDS encoding WbuC family cupin fold metalloprotein, with the protein MNLKFLDQTLINSLIEQAQESQRLRQSYYFHQNEEKAQRTLIALKKGTYVQPHRHIRDKTIKGFEMLLVLRGSIGFLRFDATGDVIDSVKLSAIGDKIGIEIEEGTYHTVVALEDNTILFEIKEGGYNFKEDKDFLQQFPGERTPQAKKMVEAWEKYFL; encoded by the coding sequence ATGAACTTAAAATTTCTCGATCAAACCCTCATCAATAGTTTAATTGAGCAAGCCCAAGAGAGTCAGCGCCTGAGACAGAGTTATTATTTTCACCAAAACGAAGAAAAAGCCCAAAGAACCTTAATAGCCCTCAAAAAAGGGACTTATGTGCAACCTCATCGTCATATTAGGGATAAAACTATTAAAGGCTTTGAAATGTTATTAGTTTTGCGAGGAAGTATCGGGTTTCTCAGGTTCGACGCAACAGGAGACGTTATAGACTCGGTAAAACTAAGTGCTATAGGGGATAAAATTGGGATTGAAATTGAAGAAGGGACTTATCATACCGTCGTTGCCCTTGAGGATAATACTATTCTTTTTGAAATCAAAGAAGGGGGTTATAATTTTAAGGAAGATAAAGATTTTTTGCAGCAATTTCCCGGAGAAAGAACCCCACAAGCCAAAAAAATGGTCGAAGCGTGGGAAAAATACTTTCTTTGA
- a CDS encoding response regulator transcription factor has product MPLLILIADDDPGIRLAVKDFLELSGYSVVTAKNGQEALSLLETYHPHLLVSDIKMPRTNGYELVAQVRQRPEFRLLPVVFLTEKSTTSERIRGYQAGCDVYLPKPFEMEELGAVIRNLLERSQIIESEWRYKNRQIAQKQAHSPKIEPEEKIIDPLPPKPTVELPELTEREKQVLELLAQGLSNVEIGQKLHLSPRTVEKYVSSLLRKTETNNRAELVRFALDNDLVD; this is encoded by the coding sequence ATGCCTCTGTTAATTTTAATTGCTGATGATGACCCTGGAATTCGCTTGGCAGTCAAAGATTTTTTGGAACTGTCAGGATATTCGGTCGTAACCGCTAAAAACGGTCAGGAAGCCTTGTCCTTGTTAGAAACTTACCATCCTCACTTATTAGTCTCCGATATCAAAATGCCCCGGACTAATGGGTATGAATTAGTGGCCCAAGTTCGTCAACGGCCAGAATTTCGTCTGTTACCGGTGGTATTTTTGACCGAGAAAAGCACCACTTCCGAAAGAATTCGAGGCTATCAAGCCGGCTGTGATGTTTATTTACCCAAACCCTTTGAAATGGAAGAATTAGGGGCTGTCATTCGCAATTTACTAGAGCGATCGCAAATTATTGAATCAGAATGGCGTTATAAAAACCGACAGATAGCACAAAAACAAGCTCACTCCCCAAAAATCGAACCAGAGGAGAAAATTATTGACCCTCTACCCCCAAAACCTACTGTAGAATTACCCGAATTAACCGAACGAGAAAAACAGGTTTTAGAATTACTCGCCCAAGGACTCTCTAACGTAGAAATTGGCCAGAAACTTCATTTAAGCCCTAGAACAGTAGAAAAATACGTCAGTAGCTTATTGAGAAAAACAGAGACTAACAACAGGGCTGAATTAGTCCGTTTTGCCCTAGACAACGATTTAGTTGACTAA
- the argB gene encoding acetylglutamate kinase translates to MTIESEYIKQEAATRVRILSEALPYIQKFAGRTVVVKYGGAAMKDGSLKDKVVRDIVFMSCVGVRPVVVHGGGPEINSWLDKLGIEPQFKDGLRVTDAPTMDVVEMVLVGRVNKELVSLINQAGGLAVGLCGKDGNLIKARPVGKEGIGFVGEVASIDARLINSLVENGYIPVISSVAADETGQAHNINADTVAGEIAAALGAEKLMLLTDTPGILENYKDPTTLITKLDIQQARDLISAGIVAGGMIPKVNCCVRSLAQGVRAAHIVDGRLPHALLLEIFTDEGIGSMIMASGLSK, encoded by the coding sequence ATGACCATTGAAAGCGAGTACATTAAGCAAGAAGCAGCCACGAGGGTAAGAATTTTAAGCGAAGCTCTGCCCTACATTCAAAAATTTGCCGGGCGTACCGTCGTCGTCAAATACGGAGGGGCAGCGATGAAAGACGGTTCTCTCAAAGATAAAGTTGTCCGAGATATTGTGTTTATGTCCTGTGTGGGAGTCCGTCCCGTCGTGGTTCATGGTGGGGGGCCAGAAATTAACAGTTGGTTAGATAAATTGGGCATTGAGCCTCAGTTTAAGGATGGACTGCGGGTGACTGATGCCCCGACTATGGATGTGGTCGAAATGGTGCTAGTGGGGCGAGTTAATAAAGAATTAGTCTCCTTAATTAACCAAGCCGGAGGGTTAGCGGTTGGATTATGCGGCAAAGATGGGAATTTAATTAAAGCTCGTCCTGTGGGCAAAGAAGGTATTGGTTTTGTGGGGGAAGTGGCTAGCATTGATGCTCGTTTAATTAACTCTTTGGTAGAGAATGGTTATATTCCCGTGATTTCCAGTGTGGCCGCCGATGAAACCGGACAAGCTCATAATATTAACGCAGATACTGTGGCCGGAGAAATTGCGGCGGCTTTAGGGGCAGAAAAATTAATGCTTTTGACAGATACCCCCGGCATCTTAGAAAATTACAAAGACCCCACTACCCTGATCACTAAATTAGATATTCAACAAGCCAGAGATTTAATTAGTGCAGGTATTGTAGCCGGTGGGATGATTCCAAAAGTCAATTGTTGTGTGCGCTCCCTCGCTCAAGGAGTTCGGGCAGCCCACATTGTGGATGGTCGCCTTCCCCATGCTTTATTGCTGGAAATCTTTACTGATGAGGGCATTGGGTCGATGATTATGGCTTCGGGATTATCGAAATAG
- a CDS encoding serine/threonine phosphatase: MLICPQCQYDNPNHSQSCQRCGVSLAEKPCPECGTMVSFEEQNCPNCGAFTATRWWALITPNSPSLSALETRYLDPGERYRLIMESDLNLPFPLPPQTPDKDLGFQALVMDCQPLQKSVLKSLLEQQEEWLNAEDNPQEENSDRRTSLWHQIGIPQRAFPYLKTRQFSPIIPDIHEAWHDGNQEVILLDDRISWQLLSQFWAREELPMLQIVYWLNEMASLWTPLTEVGCCQSLLVENNLRVDEDQSFGLLRLYEDRDDRQPTLQDLGRMWQQLLHQSKSDKKEALDQLLKDLISGQINQVEQLCLQLQYLAEQEQLTSDEVGKKPLFSEDSDDDYGDVDTVPLPSNFFQEDDSFDTDAEHETIIEGCTTEEFSTADLPMQLLSITDVGHTDTGRLRRHNEDHFALLSDVTKHHSNRGQTIRARGLYIVCDGMGGHASGEVASAIAVKTLQDFFATHWEKGLPDAETIEKAIFLANDAIYKVNQDKDSYGAGRMGTTLVMMLLEGTQVAIAHVGDSRIYQINRKWGLQQLTVDHEVGQKAVQEGVEPQIAYSRPDAYQLTQALGPHESQYIKPDIKYLDLHEDTLLLLCSDGLSDNKFLEIHYSSCLTPLISSGANLDEGLEKLFALANQKNGHDNITAILVRIKLQPCFD; encoded by the coding sequence ATGCTGATCTGTCCTCAATGTCAATATGACAATCCTAATCACAGTCAATCTTGTCAAAGATGTGGCGTTTCTTTAGCCGAAAAACCTTGTCCTGAATGTGGAACGATGGTTTCTTTTGAGGAGCAAAATTGCCCCAATTGCGGCGCATTTACGGCAACCCGATGGTGGGCATTGATTACCCCAAACTCTCCTTCACTATCAGCCCTTGAAACCCGATATTTAGATCCCGGAGAACGCTATCGTCTGATAATGGAGTCAGACCTTAATCTCCCTTTCCCTTTACCCCCCCAAACACCTGATAAAGATTTAGGGTTTCAAGCTCTGGTTATGGACTGTCAACCTCTCCAAAAATCCGTGTTAAAGTCCCTGCTAGAACAGCAAGAAGAATGGTTAAACGCCGAGGACAACCCACAAGAAGAAAACTCCGATCGGCGTACCTCTTTATGGCATCAGATCGGAATTCCTCAACGGGCTTTTCCCTATTTGAAAACCCGACAATTTTCTCCTATAATCCCAGATATTCACGAGGCGTGGCATGATGGCAACCAAGAGGTGATTTTACTCGACGATCGCATCAGTTGGCAGTTACTCTCTCAATTTTGGGCAAGGGAAGAGTTACCGATGTTACAAATCGTCTATTGGCTCAATGAAATGGCTTCTTTATGGACTCCTCTGACGGAAGTTGGCTGTTGTCAAAGTTTGTTAGTAGAAAACAATTTACGGGTTGATGAAGATCAAAGTTTTGGTTTACTCCGCTTGTATGAGGATCGAGACGATCGCCAACCGACACTCCAAGATTTGGGGCGAATGTGGCAACAGTTATTACATCAATCTAAGTCCGACAAAAAAGAGGCTTTAGATCAACTCCTAAAAGACTTGATTTCAGGGCAAATTAACCAGGTTGAACAATTATGTCTTCAACTCCAATACCTAGCGGAACAGGAGCAACTCACTTCTGATGAAGTCGGGAAAAAACCCCTGTTTAGCGAAGACTCTGACGACGACTATGGAGATGTTGACACCGTGCCCTTGCCGAGCAACTTCTTTCAAGAAGATGACTCCTTTGATACAGATGCCGAACATGAAACCATTATTGAGGGATGCACAACCGAAGAATTTTCAACGGCTGATTTACCGATGCAACTCCTCAGTATTACTGACGTAGGTCATACGGATACAGGCCGCTTACGACGACACAATGAAGATCACTTTGCTCTCTTAAGTGATGTCACTAAACACCATAGTAATCGAGGGCAAACTATTCGAGCTAGGGGCTTATATATTGTTTGTGATGGTATGGGAGGTCATGCTTCCGGAGAAGTCGCCAGCGCGATCGCCGTCAAAACCCTACAAGATTTTTTTGCTACCCATTGGGAAAAGGGTCTGCCGGATGCTGAAACGATAGAAAAGGCTATTTTTTTGGCCAACGACGCGATTTATAAGGTTAACCAAGATAAAGACAGTTATGGTGCTGGCCGCATGGGAACGACTTTGGTGATGATGTTGCTAGAAGGGACTCAAGTGGCCATCGCCCATGTAGGAGATAGTCGGATCTACCAAATTAATCGCAAGTGGGGTTTACAACAATTAACGGTAGATCATGAAGTTGGACAAAAAGCGGTTCAAGAAGGGGTTGAGCCTCAAATCGCTTACTCCCGTCCGGATGCTTACCAACTCACTCAAGCTTTGGGTCCTCATGAAAGTCAGTATATCAAGCCAGATATTAAATATCTAGACTTGCATGAAGATACCCTGCTGTTATTGTGTTCTGATGGGCTTTCTGATAATAAATTTTTGGAAATCCACTATTCTAGTTGTCTCACTCCCTTAATTAGTTCTGGTGCTAATTTGGATGAAGGACTCGAAAAGCTTTTTGCTTTGGCTAATCAAAAAAATGGACATGATAACATTACTGCTATCCTCGTCAGAATTAAACTTCAGCCTTGTTTTGACTAA
- a CDS encoding low molecular weight protein-tyrosine-phosphatase, translated as MPYKLLFVCLGNICRSPSAENIMNHLIEQANLSDQIICDSAGTSNYHIGEPPDPRMRVAAARRGIELKGKARQFNLADFDKFDLILAMDRENYQNILLLDPKGNYKFKVRLMCDFVSNASIKDVPDPYYGGSQGFDQVIDLLLDACSGLLEEVKQQIKNPK; from the coding sequence ATGCCTTATAAATTACTATTTGTCTGTTTAGGTAATATTTGTCGTTCTCCTTCGGCGGAGAACATCATGAATCATCTCATTGAACAAGCTAACTTGAGCGATCAAATTATTTGTGATTCTGCGGGTACGTCTAATTACCATATTGGTGAACCTCCTGATCCTCGGATGAGAGTGGCGGCAGCCCGTCGAGGTATTGAACTCAAGGGAAAAGCGCGGCAATTTAATTTGGCAGATTTTGATAAATTTGACCTGATTTTAGCGATGGATCGAGAAAATTATCAAAATATTCTTTTGCTTGATCCAAAAGGGAATTACAAATTTAAAGTCCGTTTAATGTGTGATTTTGTTTCTAATGCCTCAATTAAAGATGTTCCCGATCCTTACTATGGAGGCTCTCAAGGATTCGATCAAGTCATTGATTTACTCTTAGATGCTTGTAGTGGCTTACTCGAAGAGGTTAAACAACAAATCAAAAATCCTAAGTAA
- the secA gene encoding preprotein translocase subunit SecA, which produces MLKALFGDPNTRKLNKFQSLVTETNLLEEEIKKLSDEELKRKTDEFREELEKASNDRELEEILDEILPEAFALVREASLRVLGMRHFDVQLMGGIVLHKGQIAEMKTGEGKTLVSTLPAYLNGLTGKGVHIVTVNDYLARRDAEWMGQVHRFLGLSVGLIQSGMSPEDRKKNYACDITYTTNSELGFDYLRDNMATSMAEVVQRPFNFCVIDEVDSILIDEARTPLIISGPIDRPTEKYIQASQIAKQLVKQEVEDGPGDYEVDEKARNILLTDEGYKKAEQLLGVKDLFDQDNPWAHYIFNAIKAKELFTKDVNYIVRGGEVVIVDEFTGRVLAGRRWSDGLHQAIEAKERVEIQQETQTLATITYQNFFLLYPKLSGMTGTAKTEETELEKVYNLQVTIIPTNRPSQRYDLPDAVYKAERGKWMAVAEEVEELHQKGRPILVGTTSVEKSELLSNLLRQKEIPHNLLNARPENVERESEIVAQAGRKGAVTIATNMAGRGTDIILGGNSDYMSRLKIREYLMPKLVKPEEDELAVNVPSLGGKRSRPQGFASDKKVKTWKASPDIFPTELSEETVKALKEAVKIAVDQHGQQSLGELEAEEKIAIASENAPTDDIVIQKLREVYKKIRAEYEIFTSKEHNEVVELGGLHVMGTERHESRRIDNQLRGRAGRQGDPGSTRFFLSLEDNLLKIFGGDRVARLMDALQVEEDMPIESGMLTRSLEGAQKKVETYYYDIRKQVFEYDEVMNNQRKAIYAERRRVLEGLDLKEQVLQYAEKTMDEIVEAYVNPDLPPEEWDLNTLVSKVKEFVYLLQDVAPSDIEDMTFMEMKNFLHEEVRKAYEVKEQEVDRVRPGLMRDAERFFILQQIDTLWREHLQGMESLRESIGLRGYGQKDPLIEYKQEGYEMFLEMMIDIRRNVVYSLFQFKPQGQPQAV; this is translated from the coding sequence ATGTTGAAAGCTTTATTCGGAGATCCCAATACCCGTAAACTCAATAAATTTCAATCCCTCGTCACAGAAACTAACCTCCTCGAAGAAGAGATTAAAAAACTATCCGACGAAGAGCTTAAGCGCAAAACAGACGAATTTAGGGAAGAATTAGAAAAAGCCAGTAACGATCGAGAATTAGAAGAAATTCTAGACGAGATTTTACCTGAAGCCTTTGCGTTAGTGCGAGAAGCTTCCTTAAGGGTTTTAGGAATGCGCCACTTTGATGTTCAGCTTATGGGTGGGATTGTACTCCATAAAGGACAAATTGCTGAAATGAAAACAGGGGAAGGTAAAACCCTGGTGTCTACCTTACCCGCTTATCTCAATGGGTTAACGGGTAAAGGGGTTCACATCGTTACGGTTAACGACTACCTAGCCCGTAGAGACGCGGAATGGATGGGACAAGTTCACCGCTTTTTAGGACTCAGTGTCGGGTTAATTCAATCCGGAATGTCCCCAGAAGACCGTAAGAAAAACTACGCCTGTGATATTACCTACACCACTAACAGTGAATTAGGATTTGATTATCTACGGGATAATATGGCCACTTCTATGGCCGAAGTCGTCCAACGTCCCTTTAACTTTTGCGTCATTGACGAGGTAGACTCTATCCTCATTGATGAAGCGAGAACTCCCTTAATTATCTCAGGGCCGATCGATCGCCCGACCGAAAAATATATTCAAGCCTCCCAAATTGCTAAACAATTGGTTAAACAAGAGGTAGAAGACGGGCCCGGAGATTATGAAGTCGATGAAAAAGCCCGCAATATTTTACTGACAGATGAAGGGTATAAGAAAGCCGAACAACTTTTAGGGGTTAAAGATCTTTTCGATCAAGATAACCCCTGGGCCCATTATATTTTTAACGCCATCAAAGCTAAAGAACTCTTTACCAAAGACGTTAACTATATCGTCCGAGGGGGAGAAGTGGTCATTGTCGATGAATTTACCGGGCGGGTATTAGCGGGGAGACGGTGGAGTGATGGACTTCACCAAGCCATAGAAGCTAAAGAACGAGTCGAAATTCAACAGGAAACTCAAACTTTAGCTACCATTACCTATCAAAATTTCTTCTTACTGTATCCTAAATTGTCCGGGATGACTGGGACAGCCAAAACCGAAGAAACGGAGTTAGAAAAGGTTTATAACCTCCAAGTAACTATTATCCCGACCAATAGACCCTCCCAACGCTATGACCTCCCCGATGCAGTCTATAAAGCAGAACGGGGTAAATGGATGGCGGTGGCGGAGGAAGTCGAAGAACTCCACCAAAAGGGTCGTCCTATCTTAGTCGGGACAACCAGCGTGGAAAAATCAGAACTTCTCTCAAATTTACTCAGGCAAAAAGAAATTCCCCATAACCTTCTTAACGCCCGTCCCGAAAACGTAGAACGGGAATCAGAAATTGTCGCCCAAGCCGGACGAAAAGGGGCTGTCACCATCGCTACCAACATGGCAGGACGAGGAACAGACATTATCTTAGGGGGAAATTCGGACTATATGTCTCGCTTGAAAATTCGGGAGTATTTAATGCCCAAATTGGTTAAACCCGAAGAAGATGAATTAGCGGTTAATGTACCTAGTCTCGGCGGCAAGCGCAGTCGCCCTCAAGGGTTCGCCTCGGATAAAAAGGTGAAAACCTGGAAAGCGTCCCCCGATATTTTCCCCACCGAATTATCGGAAGAAACCGTAAAAGCCCTCAAGGAGGCGGTTAAAATAGCCGTAGACCAACATGGACAACAAAGTCTAGGGGAACTTGAAGCGGAAGAAAAAATCGCTATTGCTTCGGAAAATGCCCCCACCGATGACATCGTGATTCAAAAATTACGGGAAGTCTATAAAAAGATCCGGGCTGAATACGAAATTTTTACCAGTAAAGAACATAATGAAGTGGTAGAACTCGGCGGACTCCATGTGATGGGAACAGAACGTCACGAGTCACGACGCATTGACAACCAATTACGAGGACGGGCAGGTCGTCAAGGCGACCCCGGTTCAACCCGTTTCTTCTTAAGTTTAGAAGATAACCTCTTAAAAATCTTTGGCGGCGATCGCGTTGCCCGCTTAATGGATGCTTTACAGGTAGAAGAAGATATGCCCATTGAGTCAGGAATGTTAACCCGTTCCTTAGAAGGGGCACAGAAAAAGGTAGAAACCTACTACTATGACATCCGTAAACAGGTGTTTGAGTATGACGAGGTGATGAATAATCAGCGTAAGGCCATTTATGCTGAACGTCGCCGGGTATTAGAAGGGTTAGACCTCAAAGAACAAGTCCTGCAATATGCAGAAAAGACAATGGATGAAATTGTCGAAGCTTATGTTAACCCTGACTTACCTCCCGAAGAATGGGATCTCAATACCTTAGTCAGTAAGGTCAAAGAGTTTGTTTATCTTCTCCAAGATGTAGCCCCCTCTGACATAGAAGATATGACCTTCATGGAAATGAAAAACTTCCTTCACGAAGAAGTCAGGAAAGCTTATGAGGTCAAAGAACAAGAAGTCGATCGCGTCCGTCCGGGACTGATGCGGGATGCTGAACGATTTTTTATCCTCCAGCAAATTGATACCCTCTGGAGAGAACACCTACAAGGGATGGAATCTTTACGGGAATCAATCGGATTACGGGGTTATGGTCAAAAAGACCCCTTAATTGAATACAAACAAGAAGGATATGAAATGTTCTTGGAAATGATGATCGATATTCGTCGAAATGTGGTATACTCTCTATTCCAATTCAAACCTCAAGGACAACCTCAAGCAGTATAA
- a CDS encoding SGNH/GDSL hydrolase family protein → MIKLPLPRRRLSYTRAPYYKKPKRYGKVPLLLLAVSPVILIIGLEVVARIYVGITGKANEISGDSPIEKAYRLKFLTEMQQPIEGLSDNGNLVVTRNPSFGYKLVENQKSDFWQINEQGFREQEPLPLAKPKNEFRIFILGGSTAFGQGTQKNEETISHKLELRLQQRVAQQTRTPEKYRPDVFPFFVPTRQKLMKLPAKIHPKKYRVINAAIPGYTSGNSLAQFALQIFPYQPDMIVIIDGYADLMLPSSQAKADVPKVDEFLQDASAHYRTYLNQSFKHWLDKTYLVKTLDQLVFKPQPTLAQNSLIIPAQAKSLDQYLPADEKELSLRIKRYQENHKQLIRLAAAARIPVIIATQPEITGRPADKLLPQEAMIRNRLGNKYVEKMPQAYNKLIQANQQLAKTFPKNIASVNLYNLNQSFKEPMFSDSIHLTESANTFIAEKLYYTITSSEKIQIIPQNFYLKD, encoded by the coding sequence ATGATTAAATTACCCCTCCCTCGTCGCCGTTTATCTTATACCCGCGCTCCCTATTACAAAAAACCTAAGCGTTACGGGAAAGTTCCTCTATTGCTGCTGGCTGTATCTCCAGTTATCTTAATTATTGGCTTAGAAGTGGTGGCACGGATATATGTGGGAATTACCGGTAAAGCCAATGAAATAAGCGGAGACTCCCCCATTGAAAAAGCTTACCGCCTAAAATTTTTAACAGAAATGCAACAACCGATCGAAGGGTTATCGGATAATGGGAATTTAGTGGTGACTCGAAATCCTTCTTTTGGTTATAAACTGGTGGAAAATCAAAAAAGTGATTTTTGGCAAATTAATGAACAAGGGTTTCGAGAGCAAGAACCTCTCCCCCTAGCTAAACCTAAAAATGAATTTCGGATTTTTATCTTAGGAGGTTCAACCGCTTTTGGACAAGGAACTCAGAAAAACGAAGAGACGATTAGTCATAAATTAGAACTTCGTTTACAACAACGGGTGGCACAACAAACCCGCACTCCGGAAAAATACCGTCCTGATGTTTTTCCTTTCTTTGTGCCGACTCGACAAAAACTGATGAAATTACCCGCTAAAATTCATCCTAAAAAATATCGGGTCATTAATGCGGCCATACCGGGCTATACTTCGGGAAATTCTTTAGCTCAATTTGCTTTACAAATTTTTCCTTATCAACCTGATATGATCGTCATTATTGATGGGTATGCTGATTTAATGTTACCCAGTAGTCAGGCTAAAGCAGATGTGCCTAAAGTGGATGAATTTTTACAAGATGCTTCAGCCCATTATCGGACTTATTTAAATCAATCTTTTAAACATTGGTTAGATAAAACTTATCTGGTTAAAACCTTAGATCAATTAGTTTTTAAACCTCAACCGACTTTAGCCCAAAATTCACTCATTATTCCGGCACAGGCAAAATCCTTAGATCAGTATTTACCCGCCGATGAAAAAGAATTATCTCTACGGATTAAACGTTATCAAGAAAACCATAAACAATTGATCCGTTTAGCTGCTGCCGCTAGAATTCCGGTTATTATTGCGACTCAACCTGAAATTACAGGTCGTCCGGCTGATAAATTATTACCCCAAGAAGCCATGATTCGCAATAGACTTGGGAATAAATATGTTGAAAAAATGCCTCAAGCTTACAATAAATTAATCCAGGCTAATCAACAGTTAGCTAAAACCTTTCCCAAAAATATAGCGTCAGTGAATTTATATAATTTAAACCAAAGTTTTAAAGAACCAATGTTTTCCGACTCCATTCATTTAACTGAATCAGCTAATACATTCATCGCCGAAAAACTCTATTACACGATTACTTCCTCGGAAAAAATTCAAATTATTCCTCAAAATTTCTATCTAAAAGATTAA